One Vicingaceae bacterium DNA window includes the following coding sequences:
- a CDS encoding 6-carboxy-5,6,7,8-tetrahydropterin synthase — translation MPVVYLTRRERFNAAHRLFVESWDDAKNLAVFGKCSNPLWHGHNYELFVTVKGEPDPVTGFIANLNHISEIIRKKIIEKCDHKNLNLEVDFLQNIQPTTENLCIAFWKELQPEFEKLNIRLHCVKLIETENNQAEYYGE, via the coding sequence ATGCCGGTAGTTTATCTTACTCGCAGAGAAAGGTTTAATGCCGCTCACCGATTGTTTGTCGAAAGTTGGGATGACGCAAAGAATTTGGCGGTATTCGGAAAATGCAGCAATCCTCTCTGGCATGGTCATAACTATGAGTTGTTTGTAACCGTTAAAGGAGAGCCTGATCCCGTAACCGGGTTTATTGCCAATCTTAATCACATAAGTGAAATAATCCGTAAAAAAATTATCGAAAAATGCGATCACAAAAACCTGAATCTCGAAGTGGATTTTTTGCAAAATATACAACCCACCACCGAAAACTTGTGCATTGCATTTTGGAAAGAATTACAACCGGAATTTGAAAAATTAAACATCCGGCTTCACTGTGTTAAATTGATTGAAACCGAAAATAATCAAGCAGAATACTATGGAGAATAA
- a CDS encoding hypothetical protein (possible pseudo, frameshifted), producing MRDNELPAHRPKAVLSYIQDYYMHPDLVIDISDCMDEKMQAIQCFASQFYNPHKPSDEPETPISSPDFLEMIKARARQYGRPAGYSFAEGFVIPRYFGIKSLFDLD from the coding sequence TTGAGGGATAATGAATTGCCGGCTCACCGCCCAAAAGCAGTTTTATCATACATACAAGATTATTATATGCACCCTGATTTGGTGATCGACATCAGTGATTGTATGGATGAGAAAATGCAAGCCATTCAATGTTTTGCTTCTCAATTTTACAATCCCCATAAACCTTCTGACGAACCCGAAACTCCCATTTCAAGTCCGGATTTTCTTGAGATGATCAAAGCAAGAGCACGTCAATATGGACGTCCGGCCGGATATTCTTTTGCCGAAGGGTTTGTGATTCCTCGTTATTTTGGAATAAAATCCCTTTTTGACCTGGATTGA
- the folE gene encoding GTP cyclohydrolase 1: MENKKFDPEESIDGYVKEERYNSKIIEELTHHYQSIIQLIGEDPQREGLKKTPERVAKAMQYLTHGYDLDPVEIIRSAMFQEDHKQMVVVKDIEIYSLCEHHLLPFFGKAHVAYIPNGFIVGLSKIPRVVEVFARRLQVQERLTDQIRDCIQQTLNPLGVAVVVECTHLCMQMRGVQKQNSVTTTSSFYGEFEKEATRREFFNIISANLH, from the coding sequence ATGGAGAATAAAAAATTTGATCCCGAAGAAAGCATTGACGGATATGTCAAAGAAGAACGTTACAATTCCAAAATCATTGAAGAATTAACTCATCATTATCAATCGATCATTCAACTTATCGGTGAAGACCCCCAAAGAGAAGGGTTAAAAAAAACTCCCGAAAGAGTTGCCAAAGCTATGCAATACTTGACACATGGTTATGATCTGGATCCTGTGGAAATCATTCGTTCGGCTATGTTTCAAGAAGATCATAAACAAATGGTCGTAGTGAAAGATATCGAAATATACTCTTTGTGCGAACATCATCTTCTCCCTTTTTTTGGTAAAGCTCATGTGGCATACATCCCCAATGGATTTATTGTAGGTCTCAGTAAAATACCCCGAGTGGTCGAAGTGTTTGCCAGACGCTTGCAAGTGCAAGAACGTTTGACCGATCAAATAAGAGATTGTATACAACAAACATTAAATCCTTTAGGAGTGGCCGTGGTGGTTGAATGCACACATCTTTGCATGCAAATGAGAGGTGTGCAAAAACAAAATTCCGTCACCACAACATCTTCATTCTATGGAGAGTTTGAAAAAGAAGCCACAAGAAGGGAGTTTTTTAATATCATTAGCGCAAATTTGCATTAA
- the panB gene encoding 3-methyl-2-oxobutanoate hydroxymethyltransferase: protein MAGKKAVKESPEKPKKITTHVLQEMKNRGEKISMLTAYDYSLARIIDEAGIDVILVGDSASNVMAGHETTLPITLDQMIYHASSVVRAVKRALIVVDLPFGSYQGNSKEALQSAIRIMKESGAHAVKLEGGSEVIESIQRILSAGIPVMGHLGLTPQSIYKFGTYSVRAKEKAEAEKLLKDAKLLEEVGCFSIVLEKIPAKLAAKVSSQLKIPVIGIGAGDKVDGQVLVLHDMLGINKDFSPRFLRRYLNLYEDISNAVRLYIKNVKEGDFPNKNEQY from the coding sequence ATGGCAGGAAAAAAAGCCGTTAAAGAAAGCCCGGAGAAACCCAAAAAAATAACCACTCATGTTTTGCAGGAAATGAAAAACAGAGGGGAAAAGATTAGTATGCTCACGGCATACGATTATTCACTTGCCCGTATAATTGACGAAGCCGGAATAGATGTAATACTGGTTGGCGATTCGGCTTCAAATGTCATGGCCGGGCACGAAACCACTTTACCCATCACTCTTGATCAAATGATTTATCATGCCTCATCGGTTGTGAGAGCTGTAAAAAGAGCATTGATTGTGGTAGATTTACCTTTTGGCAGCTATCAAGGCAACTCAAAAGAAGCCCTACAATCGGCCATAAGGATAATGAAAGAATCGGGAGCACACGCCGTTAAACTGGAAGGAGGATCAGAAGTGATTGAAAGTATTCAACGGATACTCTCCGCCGGCATTCCTGTGATGGGGCATTTGGGGCTCACACCCCAATCAATCTATAAGTTTGGCACATATTCGGTCAGAGCAAAAGAAAAAGCCGAAGCTGAGAAATTGCTAAAAGATGCCAAACTGTTGGAAGAAGTGGGATGCTTTTCTATTGTGCTGGAAAAAATACCCGCGAAATTAGCCGCCAAAGTATCGTCTCAATTAAAAATTCCCGTTATAGGCATCGGAGCCGGCGACAAAGTTGACGGTCAAGTATTGGTGCTACATGACATGCTGGGAATCAATAAAGATTTTTCTCCGAGATTTCTAAGGCGTTATTTAAATCTTTACGAGGATATAAGCAATGCCGTGCGGCTTTATATTAAAAATGTGAAAGAAGGTGATTTTCCGAACAAAAATGAGCAGTATTGA
- a CDS encoding hypothetical protein (possible pseudo, frameshifted), which produces MVRTITGQISSVDILAVGVHPDDVEIGCIGTLIKHRKQGYSFGIVDLTEGELGTRGNAPLRLEESKKSAEFSGALFRVNFGWPDGFFEHSNENIIELVKIIRLTKPSYILCNAPNDRHPDHGRASKIVHDASFYSGLIKIKTVFEG; this is translated from the coding sequence ATGGTTAGAACAATAACCGGTCAGATTTCTTCGGTCGATATTCTTGCAGTGGGAGTTCATCCCGATGATGTTGAGATTGGTTGTATCGGCACTTTAATAAAACACCGGAAACAAGGTTATTCTTTTGGAATTGTTGATTTGACCGAAGGTGAATTAGGCACAAGAGGAAATGCTCCTTTAAGATTGGAAGAATCAAAAAAATCAGCAGAATTTTCAGGAGCCCTGTTCCGTGTCAATTTTGGCTGGCCCGATGGTTTTTTCGAGCATTCCAATGAGAATATCATAGAACTGGTTAAAATCATCCGTTTGACCAAGCCATCATATATCCTTTGCAATGCACCCAATGACCGTCATCCTGATCACGGACGTGCAAGCAAAATCGTACATGATGCCTCTTTCTATTCGGGATTGATTAAAATAAAAACTGTTTTTGAGGGATAA
- a CDS encoding UPF0753 protein has translation MIINTLDKVCKTIAPTWPLENSVAVNPFWGMIDLSYHECALRVFRNGNIKMYMPAKYYLNLMQNGYIKDKYLQKSLNKCQSQWKVNLVKEKLQHLNEKSIPSQKLMTIAEMIDQKTGNDFQQTVVNETSARLSVYFDKFGDYFPKSGEELFYQWHQDATIDLMPEIAGMKNFRSFIKQIPDDYQKAFVFCSEKLNLNEEELEQYLHAVLLNLIGWSSYLAGIDWDNRLSGKQSDYLKSLTCILLCWETYFHQHFPEYVEEWEKDLRVKINQALPGEIKEYFELLKICHYAMEFRLQDDLVLKFNSRPAGNQKKEPGIQMAFCIDVRSEVVRRHIESLIPEVETIGIAGFFGFPIQFYPVNNTSGKKQCPVLINPQGKIFEKPVKEDPKKFLINHKIDDAIRHFKFKYKIGVVSGFSYVSPLGLYYLPKLIGDSLKLTRPIENPKELDLGNLIQGKTMPDLSPIPFEIQVQMGLFALKALGIKDKMGKLVVLTGHGSTSVNNPHATSLDCGACGGNSGEVNALVGSMILNDPNIREEIRKHGIVVPEDTYFMAAIHDTTTDQITLLRTDLVPESHVALVTQLQKKLHEVTRMVREEKVKRFSHEPFTTPTTIVQRSKDWSQVRPEWGLAGCHSFVIAPREHTKGIDLDGKVFLHNYDFKKDKDFSILENLMTAPMVVTHWINMQYNASTTDPAKLGAGNKTLHNPVSGLGVLEGSTGDLRIGLPLQSIHDGTEWQHMPVRLNVFIEAPENNIIEIIEKHKILQSLVKNEWIFIFSLDEQGIVKSKLKYQTGFVVENPV, from the coding sequence ATGATAATCAATACATTGGATAAGGTTTGTAAAACAATTGCTCCAACTTGGCCGCTCGAAAATTCGGTAGCTGTCAATCCTTTTTGGGGTATGATAGATTTGTCTTATCACGAGTGCGCCTTGAGAGTATTTCGCAATGGCAATATAAAAATGTATATGCCGGCGAAATACTATTTGAATCTCATGCAAAATGGATACATAAAAGATAAATATCTCCAAAAATCCTTGAATAAATGTCAAAGTCAATGGAAAGTGAATCTTGTCAAAGAGAAATTGCAACACTTAAATGAAAAATCTATTCCTTCTCAAAAATTAATGACCATTGCCGAGATGATTGACCAAAAAACCGGTAATGATTTTCAACAAACTGTAGTTAATGAAACATCAGCCCGGCTATCTGTTTATTTTGACAAGTTTGGCGATTATTTTCCAAAGTCGGGAGAAGAATTGTTTTATCAATGGCATCAGGACGCCACGATAGATTTGATGCCGGAAATTGCCGGAATGAAAAATTTCAGGTCGTTTATAAAGCAGATACCGGATGATTATCAAAAAGCGTTTGTTTTTTGTTCAGAAAAATTAAACTTAAACGAAGAGGAACTTGAGCAATATCTACATGCCGTTTTATTGAATTTAATAGGTTGGTCTTCTTATTTGGCGGGCATTGATTGGGATAACCGCCTGTCAGGAAAACAAAGTGACTATTTAAAATCATTGACATGCATTCTATTGTGTTGGGAAACATATTTTCATCAACATTTTCCCGAATATGTTGAAGAATGGGAAAAAGATCTGCGTGTAAAAATCAACCAAGCATTACCCGGTGAAATAAAAGAATATTTTGAATTATTGAAGATTTGCCATTATGCCATGGAGTTTAGATTGCAGGACGATCTTGTACTCAAATTTAATTCCCGGCCTGCCGGCAATCAAAAAAAAGAACCCGGCATACAAATGGCATTCTGTATAGACGTGAGATCCGAAGTTGTCAGAAGACATATTGAATCGCTGATACCGGAAGTGGAAACAATAGGTATCGCAGGATTTTTTGGATTTCCGATACAATTTTATCCTGTCAACAACACATCCGGTAAAAAACAATGTCCTGTATTGATTAATCCTCAAGGAAAGATTTTTGAAAAACCTGTTAAAGAAGACCCCAAAAAGTTTCTGATAAATCACAAAATTGATGATGCCATAAGGCATTTTAAGTTCAAATATAAAATTGGGGTAGTGTCAGGATTTAGTTATGTAAGTCCATTGGGATTATATTATTTGCCAAAACTCATCGGAGATAGTTTAAAACTAACACGTCCTATCGAAAACCCAAAAGAATTGGATTTAGGTAATTTGATCCAAGGCAAGACCATGCCGGATCTTTCTCCCATACCATTTGAGATTCAAGTGCAAATGGGCTTGTTTGCTCTCAAAGCTCTCGGAATAAAAGACAAAATGGGGAAATTGGTGGTATTGACGGGCCACGGATCGACTTCGGTCAACAATCCTCACGCCACTTCGCTTGATTGTGGAGCATGCGGAGGAAATTCCGGAGAAGTGAATGCTTTGGTCGGATCCATGATTTTAAATGACCCAAACATTCGTGAAGAAATTCGAAAACATGGTATCGTCGTTCCGGAAGATACCTATTTTATGGCAGCCATTCATGACACAACTACCGATCAAATAACTCTATTGAGGACAGACCTTGTACCGGAATCACATGTGGCGCTGGTAACTCAACTTCAAAAAAAATTACATGAAGTAACACGTATGGTACGCGAAGAAAAAGTGAAACGATTTTCCCACGAACCGTTTACAACCCCCACCACTATCGTTCAACGTTCAAAAGATTGGTCGCAAGTAAGACCCGAATGGGGGCTGGCCGGTTGCCATTCATTTGTAATTGCACCACGCGAACATACCAAAGGTATTGATTTAGATGGAAAAGTGTTTTTGCACAATTATGATTTTAAAAAAGATAAAGATTTTTCTATTCTTGAAAATTTAATGACAGCTCCCATGGTCGTAACCCACTGGATTAACATGCAATACAATGCCTCGACGACTGATCCGGCAAAATTAGGAGCAGGAAATAAAACGTTACACAACCCCGTCAGCGGACTTGGAGTTTTAGAAGGAAGTACAGGAGATTTGAGAATTGGTCTGCCTTTGCAATCCATTCATGACGGTACCGAATGGCAACATATGCCTGTAAGATTAAATGTCTTTATAGAAGCACCCGAAAACAATATCATTGAAATTATCGAAAAACACAAAATTTTACAATCTCTTGTCAAAAACGAATGGATTTTTATTTTTTCTCTTGACGAACAAGGTATAGTCAAAAGCAAATTGAAATATCAAACCGGATTTGTTGTTGAAAACCCCGTTTGA
- a CDS encoding transcriptional regulator: MNYTIHQLLIFCKVVECKSITRAAEELNMTQPAVSIQLKKFQEQFNLPLYEMHGKKLIITDMGKEVYESILEITEKLQLLEYKAKTTGRHITGKLKIASASTGIYVVPYFLSDYLKKYPQIDLKLDFTNRTNAIKSLLDRTSELAVVSLLPTSFAVNEEILIRNELVMVVKNGIDEKNLPMIFREKGSATRMLMEKYFLHQKYHLDARHKIELSSNEAVKQAVLAGLGISIVPLMSIKREIENGLVKIIPGEGLPIITHWRVIWLKNKILSPAASAFVDLIKITKNKPDSYHLQEL, encoded by the coding sequence ATGAATTATACCATTCATCAGCTATTAATTTTCTGCAAAGTGGTTGAATGCAAAAGCATAACCCGTGCGGCTGAAGAATTGAACATGACACAACCGGCGGTTTCCATTCAATTAAAAAAATTTCAAGAACAATTTAATTTACCTCTTTATGAAATGCATGGGAAGAAATTAATCATTACTGATATGGGGAAGGAAGTGTATGAAAGTATTTTAGAAATCACAGAAAAATTGCAATTATTGGAATATAAGGCAAAAACTACCGGCAGGCATATAACGGGAAAATTAAAAATTGCTTCCGCGTCAACCGGAATTTATGTCGTTCCTTATTTCTTGTCTGATTATTTAAAAAAATACCCGCAAATTGATTTAAAGCTCGATTTCACCAACCGAACCAATGCAATCAAATCGTTGTTGGATAGAACCTCCGAATTGGCAGTAGTATCATTGCTGCCCACTTCATTTGCCGTCAATGAGGAAATTCTCATTCGCAATGAGTTGGTAATGGTTGTAAAAAACGGCATTGATGAAAAAAATCTACCGATGATATTCAGGGAAAAGGGGTCTGCCACAAGAATGTTGATGGAAAAATATTTCCTTCATCAAAAATACCATCTCGATGCCCGTCATAAAATTGAATTATCTTCAAACGAAGCCGTAAAACAAGCTGTGTTGGCCGGTTTGGGTATATCCATTGTTCCACTGATGAGTATAAAACGGGAAATTGAAAATGGCTTGGTAAAAATCATTCCGGGAGAAGGACTTCCAATCATTACCCATTGGAGAGTGATTTGGTTGAAGAACAAAATATTGTCACCTGCGGCAAGTGCTTTTGTAGATTTAATCAAAATCACAAAAAACAAACCGGATTCATATCATTTACAAGAATTGTGA
- the fabD gene encoding malonyl CoA-acyl carrier protein transacylase, with the protein MSKMAFVFPGQGSQFPGMGKELYERFEEARRMFHKANDILGFEISEIMFHGTEEELKQTKVTQPAVFIHSVITAKIYEQKTGIKPSMVAGHSLGEFSALVANGCLEFEPALQLVATRAQAMQKACEAIPSTMAAVLGLDDSIVEQICSTIDGVVVAANYNCPGQLVISGEMKAVEKACEKLKEAGAKRALLLPVGGAFHSPLMEPAKNELKTMIEKTPFNRPFCPVYQNVNAKATIDPDEIKQNLIEQLTAPVRWTQSVRQMISDGCTKFVECGPGKVLQGLIKKIDGSVEAISADLS; encoded by the coding sequence ATGAGCAAAATGGCATTTGTTTTTCCGGGACAAGGATCGCAATTTCCGGGTATGGGAAAAGAATTGTACGAGCGTTTTGAGGAGGCACGTCGTATGTTTCATAAAGCAAATGATATTCTCGGTTTTGAAATTTCTGAGATAATGTTTCATGGCACCGAAGAAGAATTAAAACAAACCAAGGTTACACAACCTGCCGTATTTATTCACTCGGTCATAACGGCCAAAATTTATGAACAAAAAACAGGTATCAAACCTTCTATGGTTGCCGGGCATTCATTGGGAGAATTTTCGGCATTAGTTGCCAATGGTTGTCTTGAATTTGAGCCGGCGTTGCAATTGGTAGCCACCCGTGCTCAAGCCATGCAAAAGGCCTGTGAGGCCATTCCAAGCACTATGGCAGCAGTGTTGGGATTGGATGATTCAATCGTGGAGCAAATTTGCTCTACCATAGACGGCGTGGTTGTGGCTGCCAATTATAACTGCCCCGGACAATTAGTCATCTCGGGTGAAATGAAAGCCGTAGAAAAAGCTTGTGAAAAATTAAAAGAAGCAGGGGCTAAACGTGCTCTATTGCTTCCGGTTGGAGGTGCTTTTCATTCGCCATTGATGGAACCTGCCAAAAACGAACTGAAAACTATGATAGAAAAAACTCCATTCAACCGACCCTTTTGCCCGGTCTACCAAAATGTAAACGCCAAAGCCACAATCGACCCTGACGAAATAAAACAAAACTTGATTGAACAGCTGACAGCACCTGTCAGATGGACACAATCTGTCAGACAAATGATTAGCGATGGTTGCACAAAATTTGTGGAATGCGGTCCCGGCAAGGTTCTTCAAGGACTCATCAAGAAAATAGACGGCTCTGTTGAGGCCATTTCAGCTGACTTATCTTAA
- a CDS encoding glutathione peroxidase, with translation MKNLLFQLILFVSTLNILPMTAQNKNFYDFVVKDIDGNDFDFAQLKGKKVMIVNVASQCGLTPQYQQLQELYEHYKDKNFIIIAFPANNFANQEPGSNDEIKAFCKKNYGVTFPVMSKISVKGPDMHPLYKWLTQKSLNGKSDNEVQWNFQKYLIDENGQWVMMIPPQTSPMDEKILQWLEQ, from the coding sequence ATGAAAAATTTATTGTTTCAATTGATTTTATTTGTATCAACATTAAACATTCTGCCTATGACTGCACAAAACAAAAATTTCTATGATTTTGTGGTCAAAGACATTGATGGGAATGATTTTGATTTTGCCCAATTAAAAGGAAAAAAAGTAATGATCGTCAATGTGGCTTCACAATGTGGCCTGACTCCACAATATCAACAATTACAAGAGTTGTATGAGCATTACAAAGATAAAAATTTTATCATCATTGCTTTTCCCGCCAACAATTTTGCCAACCAAGAACCGGGAAGCAACGATGAAATAAAAGCATTCTGTAAAAAAAATTATGGTGTAACTTTTCCGGTGATGTCAAAAATATCTGTGAAAGGACCTGATATGCATCCATTATACAAATGGCTGACGCAAAAATCATTGAATGGAAAATCGGATAATGAAGTGCAATGGAATTTTCAGAAATATCTCATTGACGAAAACGGTCAATGGGTTATGATGATTCCACCACAAACATCACCAATGGACGAAAAAATTTTGCAATGGTTAGAACAATAA
- a CDS encoding NADH dehydrogenase — MISWLSYVFVFYPIALWNVAAIYRSFRVDRLIEFTKNIFLAAILTGVVELCLLLAEISSEQTIEILMFHWKIDKVSIVFFTMVSVIGWTVLSFSKNYLWGDKKQQIFTARLIFTIASVLLLMISGDVILFFAGWVLSGYGLRKLISLYDDRKYAIITGKKKKIMSILSASLLLVAFLIIVISTGQWDLNNIFLTSSSHAIDQSTLEWAAIFLALAAIVKSAHIPFHGWVLGMMEAPTPVSGILHAGLLNAGPYLIIRFSTLFDQVSVAPDILIIWGGLSAMYGTLVSFYQPAAKTRLSYSSIGHMGFSTMLSGLGLYPAAVLHLIGHSFYKAHTFLSSGSEIDKYRIIQTRHIYFAKLTKWHIISGFATGVVLFLIFSKLFKGTFFPYYPFFVLGFIITIGISAFIVNTSVYSSYNKGLMNMLIFTITVFLSFFLFETGAEYIIPVSIKNFEHDYWLFTSTTFIMIMFILLALYAVMLKWRYLPPIPKWDVYVRNGFYLHAWFDQQIIKSSKK, encoded by the coding sequence ATGATATCGTGGTTGTCTTATGTTTTTGTGTTTTATCCCATTGCATTATGGAATGTGGCAGCAATTTACCGCTCGTTCCGAGTAGACCGCTTGATAGAATTTACAAAAAACATTTTTTTGGCAGCCATTTTAACCGGTGTGGTCGAACTTTGTTTATTGTTGGCTGAAATATCTTCAGAACAAACCATTGAGATATTGATGTTCCATTGGAAAATCGACAAAGTAAGTATTGTATTTTTCACCATGGTATCTGTGATTGGTTGGACAGTTTTAAGTTTTAGCAAAAATTACCTATGGGGCGATAAAAAACAGCAGATATTCACAGCCCGTTTAATTTTCACAATTGCATCGGTGTTGCTTTTGATGATATCGGGAGATGTGATTTTGTTTTTTGCCGGTTGGGTGTTGTCGGGATACGGATTGAGAAAGTTGATTTCACTTTATGATGACCGTAAATATGCCATCATAACCGGAAAGAAAAAGAAAATAATGAGTATATTATCGGCAAGTTTGTTATTGGTGGCTTTTCTCATCATTGTGATTTCAACCGGTCAATGGGATTTGAACAACATTTTCCTGACGAGTTCTTCTCATGCCATTGATCAATCAACACTTGAATGGGCTGCAATTTTTCTTGCACTTGCAGCTATTGTCAAATCTGCCCATATTCCTTTTCACGGTTGGGTTTTGGGAATGATGGAAGCTCCCACACCTGTTTCGGGCATTCTTCATGCAGGTTTGTTAAATGCGGGACCATATTTGATTATTCGATTTTCGACTCTGTTCGATCAAGTTTCTGTGGCACCGGATATACTGATCATTTGGGGTGGACTCTCTGCCATGTATGGCACGTTGGTATCTTTTTACCAACCTGCGGCCAAAACGCGATTGTCCTATTCAAGTATAGGGCATATGGGATTCAGCACCATGCTTTCGGGCTTAGGTTTATATCCTGCAGCCGTGTTGCATCTTATCGGACATTCATTTTACAAAGCCCATACGTTTTTGTCGTCCGGTAGTGAAATTGATAAATACCGGATTATTCAAACCCGTCATATTTATTTTGCCAAACTTACCAAATGGCATATAATTTCCGGTTTTGCCACAGGAGTTGTGTTATTTCTAATTTTTTCGAAATTGTTCAAAGGCACTTTTTTTCCTTATTATCCCTTTTTTGTTTTGGGATTCATCATTACCATCGGCATATCGGCATTTATTGTCAACACAAGTGTTTATAGTAGTTATAACAAAGGACTGATGAATATGTTGATTTTCACAATCACTGTTTTTCTTTCATTTTTTCTTTTTGAAACAGGAGCTGAATACATTATTCCGGTATCCATCAAAAATTTCGAACATGATTATTGGTTATTTACCTCAACAACATTTATAATGATAATGTTTATACTATTGGCTCTTTATGCCGTCATGTTAAAATGGCGTTATCTTCCTCCCATTCCCAAATGGGATGTATATGTAAGAAACGGATTTTACTTGCATGCCTGGTTCGATCAACAAATCATCAAATCAAGCAAAAAATAA